One Candidatus Schekmanbacteria bacterium genomic window, ATGTGATGCTTGGCTATGAAAATACACTTCCTGTAACTATGGATGATATGCTTCACCACACCAAAGCAGTTGCAAGAGGCAGGAAAAGAGCGCTTCTCGTTGTAGATATGCCCTTTATGTCCTATCAGGTCAATCCCGAAAAAGCTCTCGTCAATGCCTCGAGGTTTTTGAAGGAAGGCGGTGCCGAAGCCGTAAAGCTCGAAGGTGGTGAAGAATATGCGGAAACAGTAAAAAAACTTACAACAGCAGGAATTCCTGTTATGTCTCATATAGGCTTGATGCCTCAGGCAGTGCATCGTATCGGCGGTTATAGTGTGCAGGGTAAAAAGGAAGAAGATGAAAAAAGAATATTAAAAGACGCAAAAGCATTGGCAGATGCCGGCGCATTTGCAATCGTCCTTGAAAAGGTTCCCACATTGCTTGCAAAAAAAGTTACAGAAAGCGTTCCAATTCCAACAATAGGCATCGGCGCAGGACCATATTGTGACGGACAGGTTCTTGTAATATATGATATGCTTG contains:
- the panB gene encoding 3-methyl-2-oxobutanoate hydroxymethyltransferase, whose translation is MAEEKIRIQTLKKMKERGEKISMLTAYDFQFARLLDEAGIEVILVGDSLGNVMLGYENTLPVTMDDMLHHTKAVARGRKRALLVVDMPFMSYQVNPEKALVNASRFLKEGGAEAVKLEGGEEYAETVKKLTTAGIPVMSHIGLMPQAVHRIGGYSVQGKKEEDEKRILKDAKALADAGAFAIVLEKVPTLLAKKVTESVPIPTIGIGAGPYCDGQVLVIYDMLGFDDKFKPRFLKQYANLKKEIIKAVSRFKKEVKEKKFPTKKHGY